A single genomic interval of Mucilaginibacter robiniae harbors:
- a CDS encoding SDR family oxidoreductase, translating into MDTKKVWFITGASKGLGLNFVQQLLAEGYQVAATSRNQQSLIDAVGVHEGFLPLSMDVTSNEEVKQTIEQVINKFGRIDIIVNNAGYSQIGTLEELSDEEVKRNFDVNVFGALHVIRNVAPYLRKQHSGHIFNISSVGGYIGDFAGFGIYCSTKFAMAGFTEALAVEMQPFGVKTTLIYPAYFRTNFLEKDSAMTPANPIDAYANAREVEASHLDEINGNQPNDPRKAAKVLIELSKQDNPPVHFFMGVGAYELAQAKIKVIEQALQNNKELAVSTAIKE; encoded by the coding sequence ATGGATACTAAAAAAGTATGGTTTATAACTGGTGCTTCTAAAGGTTTGGGCTTAAACTTTGTTCAGCAGTTACTGGCTGAGGGTTATCAAGTAGCTGCTACTTCAAGAAATCAGCAATCCCTTATTGATGCAGTTGGGGTACATGAAGGCTTTTTGCCGCTGAGCATGGACGTTACCAGTAACGAAGAGGTCAAGCAAACTATTGAGCAAGTGATTAACAAATTTGGCCGCATTGATATAATAGTCAATAATGCTGGCTATAGCCAGATCGGTACGCTGGAAGAGTTATCAGATGAAGAAGTAAAAAGGAATTTTGATGTCAACGTTTTTGGAGCACTTCATGTAATCCGCAATGTGGCACCCTATTTAAGGAAACAACACTCCGGACACATTTTTAACATCTCTTCGGTAGGTGGCTACATCGGAGACTTTGCTGGATTTGGCATTTACTGTTCAACAAAATTTGCCATGGCCGGATTTACAGAAGCATTGGCTGTAGAGATGCAACCTTTCGGCGTAAAAACCACGCTTATATATCCGGCTTACTTCCGGACCAACTTTCTGGAAAAAGATTCGGCTATGACTCCTGCCAATCCGATTGATGCTTACGCCAATGCACGCGAGGTAGAAGCCAGCCACTTGGACGAGATAAATGGAAATCAGCCCAATGATCCCCGCAAAGCGGCAAAGGTACTGATTGAACTAAGTAAACAAGATAATCCGCCGGTACATTTCTTTATGGGTGTAGGTGCTTACGAGCTT
- a CDS encoding VOC family protein: MNLISIRIITTDVKKLVKFYEQVTGIAAIQYTDDFAELQTPSATLAIGSTKTLQFFGGDEIAKAAQNQTAIIEFLVKDVDDEYSRIAQSIQPDMVQKPTTMPWGNKSFLFRDPDGNLVNFFTPVTPEAIKKFASNS, translated from the coding sequence ATGAATCTTATTTCAATTAGAATTATTACGACCGATGTAAAGAAGCTGGTGAAATTTTATGAGCAGGTTACTGGAATAGCAGCTATACAGTACACGGATGATTTTGCTGAACTACAAACCCCATCAGCAACGTTGGCTATTGGGAGTACCAAAACGTTGCAGTTTTTTGGTGGTGATGAGATTGCCAAAGCTGCTCAGAACCAAACTGCCATTATAGAATTTCTTGTAAAGGATGTTGATGATGAGTACTCTAGAATAGCTCAATCCATTCAACCTGATATGGTACAAAAGCCAACAACCATGCCTTGGGGTAATAAGTCATTTTTATTTCGCGACCCGGATGGCAACCTGGTGAACTTCTTTACGCCTGTTACACCAGAAGCAATTAAGAAATTTGCCAGCAATAGCTAA
- a CDS encoding LacI family DNA-binding transcriptional regulator, with amino-acid sequence MSAVTLKMIAAELSLSVATVSKALADSYEISQATKNTVSEAAQRLGYVANPYASSLRKRRSKTIAVVLPEIADSFFAQAINGIETITQAFGYHVLIYLSHESFLREQAIMQYFKSGRVDGILMSVSEETSDTSHIKDVIDDDIPVVFFDRVCEDLPTAQIVTNDFESSFNATHHLLSKSCHKIAFIANSGSLSINRNRVLGYQKALQSVGNSNELIVNCGKNDEENYQLLTSLFNQEERPDGVILSVEKLTPLVYQVCNDLGVTIPTQVKVLTFTNLGIASFMNPALTTVNQPAFEMGQAAAKALFKKLSQNIEVLDPELVILPSKLICRESTR; translated from the coding sequence ATGTCAGCCGTTACTTTAAAAATGATTGCAGCAGAGCTCTCCTTATCTGTAGCCACGGTATCTAAAGCCTTGGCTGACAGTTATGAAATCAGTCAGGCTACTAAGAATACAGTATCTGAAGCTGCGCAGCGGCTGGGGTATGTTGCCAATCCGTATGCGAGTAGCTTACGTAAGCGCAGAAGCAAAACCATAGCTGTAGTATTGCCCGAAATAGCAGATAGCTTTTTTGCCCAAGCCATCAACGGCATTGAAACTATTACACAAGCATTTGGCTATCATGTACTTATTTATCTGAGTCACGAAAGCTTTTTAAGGGAGCAGGCCATTATGCAATATTTTAAAAGTGGTCGTGTGGATGGCATTTTAATGTCTGTATCAGAAGAAACCAGTGATACCAGCCACATTAAGGATGTTATAGATGATGATATCCCGGTTGTATTTTTTGATAGAGTTTGCGAAGATTTGCCTACCGCTCAAATAGTAACTAATGATTTTGAAAGCAGCTTTAACGCTACTCATCATCTGTTATCAAAATCATGCCATAAAATTGCGTTTATAGCCAATTCTGGGAGCTTATCCATCAATCGTAATCGTGTTTTAGGATATCAAAAAGCCTTACAATCTGTTGGAAATAGCAACGAACTGATTGTTAACTGCGGTAAGAACGACGAAGAAAATTACCAGCTTTTAACAAGCTTGTTTAATCAAGAAGAACGGCCTGATGGCGTGATATTAAGCGTTGAAAAACTTACGCCGTTAGTATATCAGGTTTGTAATGATTTGGGGGTTACAATACCGACACAAGTAAAAGTGCTAACATTTACCAACTTAGGTATAGCTAGTTTTATGAATCCTGCACTTACAACAGTTAATCAGCCTGCATTTGAAATGGGGCAAGCAGCTGCTAAAGCCCTCTTTAAAAAACTATCACAAAATATTGAAGTTTTAGATCCCGAACTTGTCATTCTGCCATCTAAACTCATTTGCAGAGAATCAACTCGCTAA
- a CDS encoding inositol oxygenase family protein, whose product MKNLKEEEINPLSSLDVWEDDVVNRYPDPESIATSKTTEEYRQYDDPKRDTVKEFYRLNHTYQTFDFVQEKRQDFLSFKRKEMSIWEAFDFLNQLVDDSDPDTDLDQFQHLLQTSEAIRADGHPDWMVLTGLMHDMGKVLCLFGEPQWAVVGDTFPVGCAYSDKIVYPEFFKANPDFSNPLYNTRLGVYTEGCGLRNVHISWGHDEYVYQMMKDYLPEPALYMLRYHSFYAWHREGEYSYLLDDHDREMLKWVKLFNPYDLYSKNPVPPNWPELRSYYEGIIAKYLPPTLKF is encoded by the coding sequence ATGAAAAATTTAAAAGAGGAAGAAATCAATCCGCTTAGCAGCCTTGATGTATGGGAAGATGATGTTGTAAATCGTTATCCTGACCCGGAATCGATTGCTACATCCAAAACCACTGAAGAGTATCGGCAGTATGACGATCCGAAGCGGGATACTGTTAAAGAGTTTTACCGTTTGAATCATACTTATCAAACTTTTGATTTTGTTCAAGAGAAAAGGCAAGATTTTCTTAGCTTTAAACGCAAAGAAATGTCAATATGGGAAGCTTTTGATTTTTTGAATCAGTTAGTAGATGATTCAGATCCTGATACTGATTTGGATCAGTTTCAGCACCTGCTTCAAACTTCTGAAGCCATCAGGGCTGATGGGCATCCAGATTGGATGGTACTTACCGGACTTATGCATGATATGGGAAAAGTACTTTGCCTTTTTGGCGAACCGCAGTGGGCTGTAGTGGGCGATACTTTCCCTGTGGGTTGTGCGTATTCTGATAAAATTGTTTATCCTGAATTTTTTAAAGCAAATCCTGATTTTAGCAATCCTTTATACAACACACGCCTTGGCGTTTATACCGAAGGCTGTGGCTTACGGAATGTACATATATCATGGGGGCATGATGAATATGTTTATCAAATGATGAAAGATTACTTACCGGAGCCAGCCTTATATATGCTACGTTATCATTCCTTTTATGCATGGCATCGTGAAGGTGAATACAGCTATTTGCTGGACGATCATGACCGGGAAATGCTGAAATGGGTAAAACTGTTTAATCCTTATGATTTGTACTCTAAAAACCCGGTTCCACCAAACTGGCCAGAGCTTCGGAGTTATTATGAGGGTATTATCGCCAAATATTTGCCGCCAACATTAAAATTTTAA
- a CDS encoding SusC/RagA family TonB-linked outer membrane protein, translated as MRLNLNYFKGSCLPLLLFFALFFGQLHAFAQSNTAITGLVIDSKGNTLPGVTITVKGVSRATQTDVNGKFNINAKNGDVLVLTSVGYTTKEVKLGTETYYKIDLVDASTSLKDIVVVGYGTSSRRNLSSAVSTVKQEDLNRGAISDVGQALQGKVPGLNITASGDPNRPAAVVLRGASTINSPGGPYYVIDGVPGADIAAVAPSDIVSMDVLKDAAAAAIYGNHASAGVIMVTTRRGKKGQATVTYSGYAGAEKVSSQLKLMNADQLRSYVAANNGSFSPNDDLKANTDWMKAIERSTAFSQNHNISLSGGSEHGTYSASLNYFKKNGILQSSSLERVVGRLNVEQYALNDKLKFSLNASNSVSNSNNTPLQNIVLLQAAKHLPISPVYNTDGSYFENFTTTGYFNPVAIIKNAQDNTKYNVLLGSFNTEAKLPFGLTYNVNLSYQKTTSLHGEYYGSYYSKYPTSNFYNNPDPGIGIGHTLIGSLFGANGSAFRSSYTNTTKTLETFLTWDRQLGDHSINAVLGYSYQDYVYGDGLQSSSTNFPSDNASFYNLALGNPYAISTYRINYGSDLLYGDIRMISDFFRLRYIYKDRYIFQGSVRRDGSSAFGANNHWGYFPSVSLAWRILQEDFMKNQTMFNDLKLRASYGVTGNSQGIGAYNALTYYVVAGTYYNNGVQAAAYAPAQGTNPDLKWERTATTNLGVDFAILKNRITGSVEVYDKKTTNMLFTYNVSSALVPGGRINANGGSISNKGVEVTLSFAPVSTKNFSWSSTINGAYNKNKITSLQNPYANVDSTRYSDPEGPGQTNATLQILKTGYPIGQFFTFKYAGKDANGNSLFYKKNGTTTTQPIIGTDYFYTGSAQPKVIMGWNNTFRYKNFDLNVFLRGTFGNKIFNATRADLSYTAAATTNNILVSAANDKISDVRNSFYSDRYIESGSYVRLDNATLGYNIVKSVKYINNIRVYVTGNNIATITGYKGIDPEINQGGISPGIDYNNFYPRTRTFLLGVNVSF; from the coding sequence ATGAGATTAAACCTAAATTATTTTAAAGGTAGTTGTCTGCCTTTGTTGCTGTTCTTTGCCTTATTTTTCGGGCAGCTTCATGCGTTTGCTCAATCAAATACCGCCATTACCGGTTTGGTAATTGATAGTAAAGGCAATACATTGCCTGGTGTTACCATAACAGTTAAAGGTGTTTCCAGAGCAACACAGACCGATGTGAACGGTAAATTCAACATCAATGCTAAAAACGGCGATGTGCTGGTGCTAACCTCAGTAGGATATACCACTAAAGAGGTGAAGTTAGGTACGGAAACCTATTATAAGATTGACTTAGTGGATGCCAGTACCTCACTAAAAGATATAGTGGTGGTAGGTTATGGTACCAGTTCACGCAGAAACTTGTCCAGTGCTGTTAGCACCGTTAAACAGGAAGATTTAAACCGAGGCGCTATTTCGGATGTAGGGCAAGCTTTGCAGGGTAAAGTTCCCGGATTAAACATCACCGCCAGCGGTGATCCTAACCGGCCGGCTGCTGTAGTGCTGCGTGGTGCTTCTACTATAAACAGTCCAGGCGGACCATATTATGTCATAGATGGTGTTCCTGGAGCTGATATAGCTGCTGTAGCGCCGAGCGACATTGTATCAATGGATGTTTTAAAAGATGCTGCTGCTGCTGCTATTTACGGTAATCATGCCTCTGCTGGTGTAATTATGGTAACTACACGACGGGGTAAAAAAGGCCAGGCTACTGTTACTTACAGCGGCTATGCTGGTGCAGAAAAAGTAAGCAGCCAATTGAAGCTGATGAATGCAGATCAACTCCGGAGTTATGTGGCTGCTAATAACGGATCATTTTCTCCCAATGATGATTTAAAGGCCAACACCGATTGGATGAAAGCTATTGAACGTTCAACAGCGTTTTCACAAAATCATAATATCTCTTTAAGCGGTGGTTCAGAGCATGGTACTTATAGTGCCAGTTTAAACTACTTCAAGAAAAACGGTATTTTACAATCAAGTTCATTAGAACGTGTAGTAGGCCGTTTAAATGTAGAGCAATATGCTTTGAACGATAAACTTAAGTTTAGCCTGAATGCATCAAATTCGGTAAGCAACTCCAACAATACGCCGTTGCAAAATATTGTGCTGTTGCAGGCTGCCAAGCACTTGCCTATCTCACCGGTTTATAACACAGATGGCAGTTACTTTGAAAACTTTACTACAACAGGATACTTCAACCCCGTAGCTATTATTAAAAATGCACAGGATAACACAAAGTATAATGTGTTACTGGGTAGTTTTAACACCGAAGCTAAATTGCCATTTGGATTAACCTATAACGTTAATCTTTCATACCAGAAAACCACCTCCTTACATGGCGAGTATTATGGTAGCTACTACAGCAAATATCCAACATCCAATTTTTATAATAATCCCGATCCTGGTATTGGTATAGGGCATACACTTATTGGATCGTTGTTTGGCGCTAATGGATCTGCTTTTAGATCTAGTTATACTAATACTACTAAAACCTTAGAAACTTTCTTGACCTGGGATAGACAGCTAGGTGATCATTCCATTAATGCTGTTTTAGGCTACTCTTACCAAGATTATGTATATGGTGATGGGCTGCAATCATCAAGTACTAATTTTCCAAGTGATAATGCTAGCTTTTATAATTTAGCCTTGGGTAATCCTTATGCTATTTCTACCTACCGCATAAATTATGGCAGTGACCTGCTTTATGGTGATATACGAATGATATCTGACTTCTTCAGGCTAAGGTATATTTATAAAGATAGATATATTTTCCAAGGGTCAGTTCGGAGGGACGGAAGCTCGGCATTTGGAGCTAACAACCACTGGGGCTACTTCCCATCTGTAAGTTTGGCATGGCGCATTTTACAAGAGGATTTTATGAAAAATCAAACTATGTTTAATGATTTGAAACTTCGCGCAAGTTATGGTGTAACTGGTAATTCTCAAGGTATAGGAGCCTATAATGCATTAACTTATTACGTTGTAGCAGGTACCTATTACAACAATGGTGTGCAGGCCGCTGCTTATGCACCCGCTCAAGGAACCAACCCTGATTTGAAATGGGAACGTACAGCCACTACTAACTTAGGTGTTGACTTTGCTATCTTAAAAAACAGAATTACCGGTTCAGTTGAGGTTTATGATAAAAAGACTACTAATATGTTGTTTACCTACAATGTATCATCAGCATTAGTACCTGGTGGCAGAATCAACGCTAACGGTGGTAGTATCAGTAATAAGGGGGTAGAAGTTACCTTAAGTTTTGCTCCTGTTTCAACTAAAAACTTTAGCTGGTCAAGTACCATTAACGGCGCTTATAACAAAAACAAGATTACTAGCTTGCAAAATCCTTATGCTAATGTTGATTCTACACGCTATTCTGATCCGGAGGGGCCTGGTCAAACTAATGCTACTTTGCAGATATTGAAAACAGGCTACCCAATTGGACAGTTTTTTACCTTCAAGTATGCCGGTAAAGATGCCAATGGTAACTCGCTTTTTTATAAAAAGAATGGAACCACAACTACGCAGCCTATTATCGGTACCGATTATTTTTATACCGGCAGTGCTCAACCTAAAGTCATAATGGGTTGGAATAATACTTTTAGGTACAAGAACTTTGATTTAAATGTGTTTTTGCGAGGTACTTTTGGTAATAAAATATTTAATGCTACCCGTGCAGATTTATCTTACACAGCTGCTGCTACTACTAATAACATACTCGTAAGCGCTGCAAATGATAAAATATCAGATGTTCGGAATTCCTTTTATTCAGATCGCTATATTGAAAGTGGTTCTTATGTGCGCCTAGATAATGCAACACTTGGGTACAACATTGTAAAATCAGTTAAGTACATCAACAACATTAGGGTTTATGTAACAGGTAACAACATAGCTACCATTACCGGTTACAAAGGTATTGACCCTGAAATTAATCAAGGTGGTATATCACCAGGCATTGATTACAACAACTTCTATCCTAGAACACGTACGTTCCTGTTAGGTGTTAACGTATCATTTTAA
- a CDS encoding RagB/SusD family nutrient uptake outer membrane protein, protein MKRIIFGIVSLLSAVTILSSCHKLDLQPTSELLADQYPTTAAQYTSASGPIYIALRGDYALSYFFTQSASTDESVLPTFGSNWLDGYKYQELHRHTWTKDNAWINSTWTYLSNIIGTANQTIYVLQSAPAGTAKTQGMAELKTMRALAYFMMMDNYGSVPLDTLYGSIQTKANASRSQVFNYIESELKTSIPYLKTTVGTSTYGLPTKYLAYSILAKMYLNAAVYTGTGRYDDCIAACDQIISSGLYSIEPMSSYLQMFYPTNGPSAKEFIFAIPFDATTTSGNMYYARYDLNRNQGIRYLYAGSNPGSYTDPIMNQNTGNGLVNSMPSGPRMTTNEYYANFDDPNDVRNKQWLTGAQYWQDGKPLMVSTTNKGYDQFYTGSNAAGSYVYALNLTPLGSKVRSGTNSDFDLGNDEIAWNTGYRNIKFYPDYTNTINRNQNNDVPLFRYSDIILMKAEAILRGGAPTSGATALSLVNQIKSNRTTSAALTSISLDGIYSERCKEFAWEAWHRNDMIRFGKYENSWGLGKTNADTYRRLFPIPTVAFQTNSKLVQNPGY, encoded by the coding sequence ATGAAAAGAATAATATTTGGAATAGTTTCCTTACTCAGCGCAGTAACGATTCTATCATCCTGTCATAAACTTGACCTGCAGCCTACTTCAGAGTTGTTGGCTGATCAATACCCAACAACTGCTGCTCAATATACATCTGCATCGGGCCCGATATACATTGCTTTAAGGGGCGACTATGCGTTAAGCTACTTTTTTACGCAAAGTGCCTCAACTGATGAATCCGTATTACCTACTTTTGGGTCAAACTGGCTGGATGGATATAAATATCAAGAATTACACCGCCATACCTGGACTAAGGATAATGCCTGGATAAATTCAACCTGGACTTACTTATCAAACATAATTGGTACAGCCAACCAAACCATCTACGTACTGCAGTCAGCCCCGGCAGGTACTGCCAAAACTCAAGGCATGGCAGAATTAAAAACTATGCGGGCACTGGCCTATTTCATGATGATGGATAATTACGGAAGTGTGCCGTTAGATACTTTGTATGGTAGTATTCAAACAAAAGCTAATGCATCTCGTAGTCAGGTATTCAATTATATAGAGAGCGAGCTTAAAACTTCTATTCCGTACTTGAAAACAACAGTGGGGACAAGTACTTATGGGCTACCTACTAAATATTTGGCTTATTCAATCTTAGCTAAAATGTACCTGAATGCCGCTGTATATACTGGTACAGGTCGTTATGATGATTGTATTGCTGCTTGTGATCAGATTATCAGTTCAGGGCTGTATAGTATAGAACCTATGTCAAGCTACCTGCAAATGTTTTATCCAACTAATGGGCCAAGTGCTAAAGAATTCATCTTCGCCATACCTTTTGATGCAACTACTACGAGCGGTAATATGTATTATGCCCGTTATGATTTGAACCGGAACCAAGGCATCAGATACTTATATGCAGGTTCTAACCCAGGTTCGTATACTGATCCGATTATGAATCAAAATACAGGTAATGGTTTGGTTAACAGTATGCCAAGCGGACCTCGTATGACCACGAATGAATATTATGCTAATTTTGATGATCCGAATGACGTTCGTAACAAGCAATGGTTAACCGGTGCACAATATTGGCAAGATGGTAAACCGCTCATGGTAAGCACCACGAATAAAGGTTATGATCAGTTTTATACCGGATCTAACGCTGCTGGTTCTTACGTTTATGCATTGAATTTAACCCCACTTGGGTCAAAAGTTCGTTCGGGGACAAATTCTGATTTTGATTTGGGTAATGATGAAATTGCCTGGAACACCGGTTACCGTAATATTAAATTCTATCCGGATTATACCAACACCATCAATCGTAATCAAAATAATGATGTGCCCTTGTTCCGCTATTCTGATATTATCCTGATGAAAGCGGAAGCTATTTTACGTGGTGGTGCGCCTACGTCTGGTGCAACTGCCTTGTCTTTAGTGAACCAAATCAAATCAAACCGTACAACATCTGCAGCTTTAACCAGCATCAGCTTGGACGGCATTTATAGTGAACGTTGCAAAGAGTTTGCTTGGGAGGCTTGGCACCGTAATGATATGATACGATTTGGCAAATATGAAAACAGCTGGGGTTTAGGCAAAACCAACGCTGATACTTATCGTCGCCTTTTCCCGATACCTACTGTGGCTTTCCAAACCAATTCAAAACTGGTGCAAAATCCGGGATATTAA
- a CDS encoding sodium:solute symporter family transporter yields MSKNHLQTADVIVFFIYFLIVSTYGYYIYRKKKKSDNPQDFFLAEGSLTWWAIGASLIASNISAEHFIGMSGSGFAMGLAISSYEWMSAATLILVAWFIIPLYLKNHIYTMPQFLARRYNDQVSTIMAVFWLLVYVFVNLTSIIYLGALAVSAISGLSFNFCVFALSLFAIVVTLGGMKVIGYTDVIQVLVLIAGGLITTYLALSLLAREYGFGSDIMKSFGVLRSQASDHLHMIFDKSSPHYMELPGTSVIIGGMLVNNLAYWGCNQYIVQRALGANLKTARTGILFAAFLKLLVPVIAVLPGIIMYVLHNKGLFQHEMLGSTGVVKPDQAYPTLMNLLPAGLKGVAFAALTAAIVASLAGKANSISTIFSLDIYQKYFNKSASEKKLVVTGRWAVILCMFIAALVTPALQSLDQVYQFIQEYVGFFSPGVLAIFMLGLFWKRTTTAAAMTAAILTIPISATLKFLPYWTNGYFPDYPFLDRMTITFILVVVLMVIISLAKPVQYKSSIILPQRHDFKVTPAFLIMAVIIMGILTALYTVYW; encoded by the coding sequence ATGAGCAAAAATCATTTGCAAACAGCCGATGTTATTGTATTTTTTATTTACTTTCTCATAGTATCTACCTACGGATATTATATATACCGGAAAAAGAAAAAGTCTGATAACCCGCAAGATTTTTTTCTGGCTGAAGGCTCTCTTACCTGGTGGGCTATAGGTGCATCTCTTATTGCATCAAACATCTCTGCCGAGCATTTTATTGGCATGTCAGGTTCGGGTTTTGCCATGGGGTTGGCTATATCCAGCTACGAATGGATGTCTGCAGCTACACTTATTTTAGTGGCTTGGTTTATTATTCCATTGTATTTGAAAAACCATATTTATACCATGCCTCAATTTTTAGCCCGCAGGTATAATGATCAGGTAAGTACAATAATGGCAGTTTTTTGGTTACTGGTATATGTGTTTGTTAATCTAACTTCTATCATCTATTTGGGTGCACTGGCTGTTTCTGCCATTTCTGGTTTGTCATTCAATTTTTGTGTTTTTGCATTAAGCCTGTTCGCGATAGTTGTAACGTTGGGCGGCATGAAGGTAATTGGCTATACTGATGTTATTCAGGTGCTGGTACTCATAGCTGGCGGTTTAATAACTACTTACCTGGCACTGTCACTCCTTGCTCGTGAGTACGGCTTCGGCAGTGACATTATGAAAAGTTTTGGTGTACTACGTAGCCAAGCTTCAGATCATCTTCACATGATTTTTGATAAATCCAGTCCTCACTATATGGAATTACCCGGTACATCAGTTATCATTGGTGGTATGTTGGTGAACAACCTGGCTTATTGGGGGTGTAATCAATATATTGTTCAGCGTGCGTTGGGCGCTAATTTAAAAACTGCTCGTACCGGTATTTTATTTGCCGCTTTTTTAAAGTTATTAGTACCTGTTATTGCCGTGTTACCCGGTATAATTATGTATGTACTGCATAATAAAGGTTTGTTTCAGCATGAAATGCTGGGTAGTACAGGCGTTGTTAAACCCGATCAGGCTTATCCCACTTTAATGAATTTATTGCCCGCGGGCTTAAAAGGTGTGGCCTTTGCTGCACTTACAGCAGCCATCGTTGCTTCCTTGGCCGGAAAAGCGAATAGTATATCTACTATATTTTCGCTGGATATTTACCAGAAATACTTTAATAAATCAGCTTCCGAAAAGAAGTTGGTAGTAACCGGGCGCTGGGCCGTAATTCTATGCATGTTTATTGCTGCGTTGGTCACACCGGCTTTGCAATCTCTTGACCAGGTTTATCAATTTATTCAAGAATACGTCGGCTTTTTCTCGCCTGGTGTTTTAGCAATATTTATGCTTGGGCTTTTCTGGAAGCGTACAACAACCGCAGCCGCCATGACTGCCGCTATACTCACCATTCCAATATCTGCCACACTAAAGTTTTTACCTTATTGGACGAATGGCTACTTTCCGGATTACCCTTTCCTGGATCGCATGACGATTACCTTTATTCTGGTAGTTGTATTAATGGTGATAATAAGCTTAGCTAAACCGGTGCAGTACAAATCTTCAATTATTTTACCTCAACGTCATGATTTTAAGGTAACTCCAGCCTTTTTAATTATGGCAGTTATTATAATGGGCATATTAACGGCACTTTATACAGTTTACTGGTAA